ctaagggattttcggttcaaactcagtatagaatttagtatgtacttgtgtccattgtgtttaaaataaagtgcatgtattctcagcccaaaaatatatattgtaaaagcaattaaaaagggagcaaatgaaactcaccttatcagcatataaagtcgttcatcgtaatgtgatcgaaactcagagtatcgaataaccatagatctcaacgtatcaatattgagatttaatattgtagaaaagtacgtagacgtaacggagatgataaatactaggtttgattcaaaaatatacccccgaacattacccataacctccttggcaatatcccataatttccttaactctagcttgctcgtaaacttgttttgaaatcgtttggacataacctcgtcgtagtattttatgtataatactaataatattactaataaaaataataagattaataataataataatattaatcttaataatatatatatatatatatatatatatatatatatttgagagacggagagattttgagaaaaaaagtaaatatattcgaacaaaacttgcgagctttatagacctggcctgatttccactgccatgcgatcgcatggctgggcagtgtaattcccatgcgatcacatgggaaacttttccagctcacaatgttttggcaactagctcgtcgacatatatattataatatatataatatataatttaaattaattaattatatattatattttattctcgtgcatagttgatttgtaatttttgtttcgataagtcgtacgtcgtcactcgacttatgtcctggttcctgtttttcgaatgtcccttcgtacgctgagaaaacttgtacattacattttgggacacgtaccttagtcaaaatatagccttaaattatccctaaattatatcactcaaaatataacttatacatttgagtgttttggtcatttacatctataaatcatcgtctcgctatttgttaaaatacattttaaaatagcgaGTACTGtagtgtagcaaagttactgtagcaaagtcattttttactgtagcaattcactgtagcaaagtcaatttcactgtagcaagtagtgattttcgaaaacactgtagcattttgagtactgtagcaatttgaaaatactgtagcaaattagtgttttactggttcatgttaaatgctttagttaacttatctaaatattaatcgaatcaataaacgaatgttactatcgtttactaaataacttgaaattatatatatgtatatatctttttaatatacataaatcagtttttaaatacacattggaagttatttataaataaattttaataataaatattccaacttatcatatatttcaaatagatatttaaaccaataagtttaatgtacggtctcaaacaattaatacattgttaccttttcaaattatagtatatatgtatctatttatatataattgttcgcgaatcgtcgaaaacaaccgaagggtatttaaatatataaaagtagttcaaaaattttgagattcagttttacagactttgcttatcgtgtcggaaatgttaatcatacaaagattaagtttaatttggtcagaaatttcccggtcatcacagtggttatatataaacacgtcaaattataaatctctatattaaatcaacgagatatcatttaattaatataaagcccattaatagcccatagtccaatttccacaagtgtcggtcttttgttcaaaccccaattatggtgcaaagccaataaccccgtctttaatatttagtccaacatcacaattacttcggtttaaataagcataataataacttagctacgagacattaatttaaaaaggttgaacataacttacaatgagtattaattgcgtagtgttacacggacagaatttcgacttacaaacttaaaacattcgccactataccttattattattaacttaatactgtattaaaattataattataaatataaatatatattgagagatagagagtaattgAGAAATATGGTGTGTTGAACTCGTCCATTTCGTTGGCTATTTATAGCACCTGACCACCAtttcactgccatgcgatcgcatggagataaggcagccaggccatgcgatcgtttggcctcctgatccagctcataatcacttgtcttcttgtttgccgacggtttttaataatataatataatatatataattttatatatatatatatatatatatatatatatatatatatatatatatatatatatatatatatatatatattatattcatgtgcatagttgacttgtaattttaggcccgttgcgtcgcgcgttgataattggttcatgtcccggttccggattttcgaacgtcctttcgtacgatttaatatcttgtactttgcgttttgcggcttgtactcttgtaattttgagacgtttctcatcaataaattgaaccacttagattgtactttgtactttttagctttttggtcgtttgcgtcttcaaatcgtcgaatctgtcttttgtcttcactttttattatttaaacgaatatcacttgtaactagaacaattgcaactaaaagcttgtttttcttgaaggataatgctatgaaatatatgttcgtttttagcattatcagtaacatCCCGATACGATTTTAATTTTGCACAAATACATCAAAAATTAGTGCATTAAAACTATTGATCACATTCTATATTCCAAAGGTTGCATAATAATATGTTACACCTACAAACATCCCATGTGACCGTTCATATCATATCCATCATCACATCAAGTAAGATTCAAACAACTATTTCTTCGTCTTGTCTTTATCTATTGACGATGATTCACTTGAATGATCTAATGCAAGTGAGATCGGAATTTGGTAAACCGGCATTCTCATGTTATGTTCACATGACATGACACTTCATGTCGACTTGTTACATTTCGAATTTTCATAAGACTTGTATTTCTTAGAATGTTCATGAAATTCATTTTTTAAGCATGATAAGATGGACGTGTCGAGCTACTCGAGTTCGCACAATTAAACGTTAAAAGTTTGATTCGAGTCAAGCATAAACAAGCTCAGGCCTGAGTTCAAACATATTTTGTTAATCGTTTAGTAAACGAGCTCGAAGTTTAGCTTCTTCATTATATCGAGAACGAACAAATTCGAGAGTCTAAACAAGCCAGGGACCATACTAGTAAAAAATTACAAGGACCATACTGGTATATAATACAAAATCACATATATTATTAGTGTAATTTGAGTTGAACTCGAGCATATATAATATCAAAGGAGTAGAGTTAAATATATCAAACTCCAAAATAGTCGAGCTAAAGCTTTTTGAATTTTAAACGAATCGAGCTAAGCTTAGTCTAGTTCAACCTTGAACTCGAGTCAGCTCGTTTACATCCTTATCATAAAAGATGGTACTCCATTCGTTCCATTTTGAATGTAcgcatcaattttttttatttaagatATGTTGGGTGAATGTCAATTTTGCCCTTATATTCAAGGTAAGATTGAttgatttattaaaaaaaaaaagaaatgaatGATTAAGAACAATGGTAAAATTAAAAGTTTAATGGTATTTAACTTATTTTTTATAGATGAATAATTCTTTTGAGACAGATATAAATGCTAAGGTGTACATCTATATTGGGACGGTTACATAAATTTCACGCTAATATCTTTCCTCTACAGCAAGCAAAGTAAGCCTTTTCTGGTTCGTTCTTCGAATGAGGCTAGTGGAGACTAATTCCTTCTTGCTAATTAAGAGTCCAGTAAGCGATATGATCTTGAAGGAATTCTTTCCGTTCTTTCTTGAAGTGATTgatttctttatttatttcaggAATTTCTTTCTGATATGACGGAATTAATATCGCCGTGAATTTTTTTTATCTATTGCTTGCTTAAAAACGGCTTTTGGAGTAAGGATGTTGTTTAGATCGGCATGAAAAAGCCCGCTCCCAATTTTTAGGAGTTCTGGGAATTAAGACCTTTAATGCAGGTAAACTCATATTGGCCAAAGTGAAAAAGAAGAAAATGGTAAAGAAATTCAGCATTCAAATCTCTTTTCCATAAGCGCTAATTATCTGATCAAGGGTTGAGGCAAAAGAAACCTCAACATTGTCATTCCAAACCTCATATCTCATTCAAAACCTCAAAAatttcaaaaaataaaataaaaaatttaccAAACAAAAAAAAACTAACGAGCAACCTCCAAACGTAGTTGGTAACGATATGTGGCATTCGTTACTCCAAGATAGCGCAACACAACATTGTCATTCCAATGTCGGGATCATCTTCTTTACCCCAAAAAAATTCCCCCGACAAATTTCCCCAACAAAATTTCGGTTTAGCAGGGTACATACCGCCACAACATTTCGATGGTTACGCACCTCCACAATGCGGTTTAGCGGATTACGGGCCGCCACAACAATTTGCAAACCACCACTAAACCGTGTATCAACAAAATGTTAATACACCAATTGTCCTCAATTTCTAACTTATGAAGGCTTTCAATAACAAACGCTGAGAACCCGCGACGATTTGTTTAGAAGATCCCGACCCGACCCTGACACCGAACACGAATGTACCAAATTGGAGCTTTATTCCGATGAGATCCTATCAGTTGACCTTGAGGTCATGATAATTCGAAAAGTGTTAGAAGTTCTGGTTCTTCGGATGCGGCTTCTCGTTATTCTTCGGAAGAGGCCCGAGCTCACGTTATTGATTCCGCGATTGCTGCAACGCTTACTATGGAGGAGTTACGAAAGGAAGTACAAACACGTACGAAGTTTGACGGTTTAAGACTTTTATCTAAACCGGTTTCTCACGACATTCCTTCGAGACAATATGATTTGGTCATGAAATATCGTAACAAGCTCACCAAGAAATACGCCATAAAGTACAAGTCCGACGACGAGGAAGAATAATTCTATCTTTTTAAATTTGTAGTTTTTAATTATGTATTGTGTGCTTTTATTAATGaaattttttattttaatatagtttttattttgaattctattaattataatttttatttatacttaaatataaatacattttataaaaaaaacaataatagtaataatagtaaaaataataataataataatcataataattaaaagatattaaaattatggTTAATGTAACGTGGTTGTATTACAGGTGTCATGGATACTACTGGAGTGTGATGGGTTAAGTCATAAGTGATAGGAAGAAGTTGATAAGATGGCGCTGATGTGTCACAATGTGGTTATTGACAGGTGTTATGGATAAGAATagtttaagaaaaaaaaatattatatgtgACATGTACttttaatatgtttttttttttttttttttgttgttgttgttgttggaaacaTTAGATTTTGGAGAAGACGGATGAAGTACATAAAGAGTCTTTGAATTACTTTGGGATTACATTTTGCGTTGAGGATTTGTGTTTGTGTACTAGCGGATCCCGTGGTCGACTATATTTATAGTTAAGATTATTAAGCGACACACAACCCTAGAAAACCAACACTAAACAAAAACACATTTGCTGTTGTATTGTTAGGCCCCCTTCATTCCAAAACCCCAATCATTGATATCATATCGCTTTCCTTCCCTTAAACCCTACCCCCTgttcacacatatacatatatacattcatatatacAAATAAACCCATATTTAAAATCACCAAAAAGGATGACTCTTGAACACCTTTCATCTTCTTCAATCTTGATACTTACACTCTTCATCTTCTCAATTTCAATCAATTTTTGGGTTTCATTTTCTCAAGAATCACCAACAATTTATGAACTTTTGAAAAGAAATGGACTACCCATGGGTTTGTTCCCAAAAGGGGTGACAAATTTCAGTTTTGATGATTCAGGCAGGTTTCAAGTGTACTTAGATCATGCTTGTAATGCCAAATTTGAAGATGAATTACACTATGATAGTAATGTTTCTGGGAATTTGACTTATGGTAGAATTGGTCAACTCTCTGGGATTTCTGCTAAAGATTTGTTTTTGTGGTTTTTGGTCAAAGAAATATGGGTTGATATACCAAATTCTGGTTTGATTTATTTTGATGTTGGTGTGGTttcaaaacagttttctttatcaTCTTTTGAAACCCCAAGGGAGTGTTTGGCTTCCTCTATACCTAAGGTAactaaagttccaagctttattatTAGTTTGACTTTTTAGAGTAGCTAATTGACTTTATCTATATGGACTTTTGCTATTTTGTTCATAGATATAAatactgatcttaaatatttttCACCATTTTGTCAATTTGAAATGGAGTTGCTTCAGTTTGTAGTTAAATTCTATTTCTGAACAGTTGAACTTCATATATTCATATTTGTTGACTTTTTTGTATTTGTTGACTTTTTGTTACTTTGTTTTCATGTTTTTGTAGTTTATGCTATTGAGTTAATTAAATTGGATACTGATCTAATATGGGTTTCACCAATTTGAATTAAAGTTTAGAACTTTGGTCAATTTGAATTGAAATTTCTTCATAGTCGAAGGTTAGATGATTGAATATTGTATATTTTACAAAAGCTGATTTCTCTGTTTCTAACAAGTTTAAACTTTATCAACTTATAACTTTTTGTTTATACTTTTTTGGGTTGCATTCACAAATTCTCAGTGCAGAATCTTGATTGATAAAGTTGTAATCTTTTTGCTTCTAGCTTACATTCTTATAGGTTTTTAGCTTTTAAAAAACCCAAACTTGATCAATAAAGATTTAATCTTTTTGCTTGTGTTATTCGCAGATCATCTCAAGAAAGCTTGGGCATGATATACCCAATCATCAAGAGCTATCTAGGGCCATTTTATGAATGTGAGTTTAAAGGGTATCTAAATATGATTTAAATGGGCATTATCGTTGAAATCAAGTTGTGGTCATTTCCATTTCTTGTATGAATGTCTTATAGTTGAAAAGCTCTTAGTTTAGGTGGTCCTATCCTTCATTGCAGGTGTGCTTGGTTTAAAATTTTGTTTTATGTATTATATGCAAATACATCAAAAGATTAAAAATTAAGGAGATGATACAATACAAGCAACTGAAATCAAGAGAACTGTAAGATATCGTACAAGACGCCAGACCAAGGGGAGCATGTAGATTCATTTTCGATTCCTCAATATGATTATGGACATAATACATTTCAAGTTTTGGTATTTATATAGTCTTTGAGTGTTGGTTTAATTAGGCCTCCCTTCTTTTTTTAATCGAAGAAATAAGATATACTTGATTCTTGTTGTGGTTGCCTTTGTATACTTGGTTTTATTGTTTCTTGAATTCATTTGCGTCTCTTAACCCCTAAACCATTGGGTTTCAAATAATGGATCGCCATGATGTTGATTTGAATGTCGTCACTAAACGATAAATGGGTAAAGTTTTCCAGGCTACTGGGAAGGAGAGTATCTTTACGCAATGTACTTGACTTAACTGAGTTATCCCATGATCGTTTCCGACCATTTTCTCTGGCCACCTTAAGACATGTTAGACATGTTATAGAGAGATTTGAACACGAGACCTCTTGTGATGATATCATGTTATGATTAGCGTCCTAAATTTTATGTTATTTTTCTAATAAGTTTATGCCAATGTATTTTTTATTGTTTAGTGTGATAACTTTAAAAGGTTCTTTCTTATCTATATTTTTTGTTCCTTTGTTAGAATGTTGGAATTAGTAGTAACATTTGGaattaatcattgtagcgtaaaaAGGAGATACCCTTTTGTTGGTATGGTTTTTATTTGGACCCTCTTGGAACATGTTTATTCTCTTATCGTTGCATGTTTTCATTGTTTTTTATTCCTTAAAAAAAGGCAAAGGGACTTTTAGGATTAATTGGTTAGCAAGGCATGATAGAACATGGTAAATGACTATCATTAATCAAAGGGTCACTGTCTTTAGATGGTATGCGAGTAATTCCTTCAATATAGGAAATTTATGTGGCTTGTATGAATTTATCTTACAAAAAACGACCTTTGTTATGCAATAATGATTTTATACTATTTATATTATATAGTAATAGTAAATAGTAATAAAGTCATTTTTAAATAATGACCTTTACTAAGCAATAAATAAGTAAACAATTACAAGTTGGTCTACTTACTAGTGGTTTATATCCTAATTAAATAAAGATTGACTTATTTTCAAATCTCACTAGCAGAACATTTTGAGGGATGAGAGTAGGTGTCAGAAACGTTGTGAAATAACCTGATTAGACCATGTCCTTTTATACAAACACACTCGTTTCTCCATATAAGAACAACGACAACCATATATGTATCATATTCATATATTTATCTAAGAGTTAGAAAAATGATGTTATTGGATCACTCTTTCCAATTACCACCATAGAGTGTCGTAAGTCATGAGAAAGTTTGCATGTTTAAAAAGTGGTTTGAATCATACTccctattataaattataatttcaaGTATGTTTTATCATCAAAATTATCAAATTTGTTATATGGGGTGGGTTAAAATTAATAGTACGAAACTAGGATCTAAAGATAATGTATGTTTTAACGGGCTGTCCGAATACATGCAGCCATGATTAATCGATAACCAAGCGTACGGAAAAATGATTTTTTTGTTGTTCCTAATACAACTAAAGTACTCTAATCACTCCAAAGGAGAATCATACTGAATACTTCATTCACTATATTGTGAAAGTAGTCATTTTTCTCGGGAGTGGTTGATAGGATCGTATACCCCAACAACATGTCCTACAATAGTACAATATAAGCCGAAAAGTCCACATTTTCTCTAAAACCAATTGATAGTAAAGACTTCCTCTtaaacttatatgcatacatttgttttgttcCATGAACGACGTGGGACTTTGGATTGAGAAATTTTGTGATACTGTTAGTTTGTTCTTGGTGTGTTTGTTGTCTTCAATTCTTTAGGTTCATTTTGTAGCTTCAACTTGTATGACGTGAAAGTAATGAAGATATGGTTCGCAACATCAAGACAGAAATGGTAATTTTCTTTGATGGTGTCTTTAGTATATTGGATTATTATCAATTAACCACGTATAAAAAAATTTATTTTCGTTTTGTGCAGTATGATGAATGCCTTATCAGAGAAGCTGGTATGCTGGTATTTATATACATCAAcactaaaggtgccaattttgacgcATTTACTTGTGAATGGGTCCAATCGGGATAAACTTTATCTCTAACGGGTCAAGGTTAGATTTTCAATTACGTGGAAATAAGTTATGTTTTATACTTTTATCTCTAGCGGATAGACGTAAAAAGTTGGATGAAAAAGGAATGGGCCATACGGGTCAAAATGTAACGCAAATGGGTCAAAGCGATTAGAGAGTCTGAAGTGTTGGACATGATACAAGTATTTGGACCTGTCTCGATCCTCACCAAAAGCATTTTGACCCATCATCTGACCCGTCCATTTTACCACCACTGAATAACACATACATAGGGTTCAAAAACATCAACAAGAATTCGAATTATATTCTTGGAGAGTAAATCTCAATTCATTATATGCTCCCAACACTTCAAAGTACAAACCATTTTAGCATAATCTATTGCAGTTTTCACGAACCTATTAATTAATTTATACATTCATGGCTTACTCAAATGCAGAGATCTTGAAATTCTTCAGTTGTTTATGTACTTCAAAGCTCCAGCATCTTAATGATCGGATGCATCATGCCCCTGAATAAAGTCATTTTCACACAATTCAAATCGAGCATCACAAAAAAGACTCATATTCTGAATTATTAAGATTCCAACTATATTCAAATTAATCGAAACAAGTTAAAAATGCTTTATTCTCTTTGGCACTTAGATATATCTACTTGACTAATTCTATAATTTTGATTCCACTAGTAAGTTTCTACAAGTCCTGTAACCAAAATTCCTAAAGTATATTAATTTAACTAAACCAAAAGTTGTCATCTTCAAGTTCGATTATATCTTACCTGTCGCAGATCAAGTAATAATCGATATATTTCATAGTAATCAAGATTCTAAATTATTTTATCTGTCAAAGTAAATCGGTACTGAAGCACCGAGTAATATAATATTGTATCAATATTTTGAAGTGTATATAGACTTGCCATTTGACATCACAAGAACTGCAGTAACAACTACAACTGCACAAACTatgttcatttttttttttcaacGGCGATATTGACATCAAATGCTCATATTTCACTCGTACACGCGTTAGCAGGAATCTCTTCACACACTATCTAGAACAATAGCTCagacttgattttttttttttttggttgaaAAGCAAAGTTCAGACTTTATACTCTTTCAATAACTACCAGAAAACCCTTATCAAAGTGAAAGTAAGTTTCTTCAATCACTACCAGAAAACCCTTATcaatcaaagtaaaaaaaaaaaaaataccttgaGAAGCCATACAACCATCAATCTATCAACAGATACTCGAGACACAACTGCATTGACAAAACCCATATATAATTACTAATAGACAAAACACTTGCAATTTCCAACAACATCCTCTCAATATTTCTTTCCGTTAAATAATATAAGAAACATGCAATCAAATTAATCAAATTCAATAGCTCAAACTAACCTGCTAATAACAAGTCAGCTTCATAAGACTCatttatataaagataaagatatagatagatagattatatgTAGATAAATCCAGATCTACACATATCTTTAGACTGATAACAAAATTAATAATGATTCGCTCCCACGCATACATAGTCATGAGAATCAAAATGTATGTCTTGACCCATACAAAATTAATAACGATTCGCTCCAACAAGAAAGGCGAGTCATCCACATCATTACCTAGTCACCTTGTCTAAAAGTTCTAAGGATTGTGTTGTAGATAAGTAGATAACCTAGCAAAAAGCAGAGCAAACATATGGATTGAACAGCTAAATGGATAAGGTTTTTTTCCTCTTTAGACTACCTGGGGAATCAGATATATGTGGCTTTATCCGGGTATCTTAGGGCCGTTTTCGACCCTTTTTCTTGACCACCCTAAGATATGTTTATATTGAGATTTGAACCTAAAACCTCTTGAAAGGAACTCATAGCCCCAACCAATGGATTATCTTGATGTTCTTCTCTTTTTGGTGTtttaaaatcaaattaggaaacaaCGTAGTAATCTCAATcagtggcggtaccaggatttttttcaccgggggcaaaaaaataaataatttaaaatggatgtttttaggcaaattatggaggttttggggcaaaattttaacgtttgtggacaaaatttgaaggttttggggtaaaattttgagatttttgggcaaaaaataaaggttttggggcaaaaaaataaTCCACTGGACGCAAAGTGGaaaaatccaaaaattttacactgaaaattgcaaatccactgggggcggctgcCCCCGCATGTACCTTAATAAAACCGCCCCTGATCTCAATGGTGTTCATTAACTGCAAGGTGCTAAACAAGTATAATATTCTCATTATAGATAACACGACAAGAGGGACACCAAAAACACCATGTAAAAACACCTAACAAAACTACACAAATCAAACCAAAAAGAGACCAATCATTATCAAAATCACTACATACATCAAAACATTAATCGCTCATCCATGAAGTGGGAAGCGTGCAGATGATCAAATAGGAATAGTTCACGTTGACGGTTCGGGATATTAAGGCCATGTTTGGTTCACGAGATCCAAAGAGAATTTGATGATTTGATTTTGATACCGTTCTGTTTGATTGACATATTTTGAAAGGAATTAAATTCTTCGAAATCTAGAGATTCCTTAATCTATGAAATGTTCATTCCTTCAATATGTTATGTTGATTAATTTCAATTGGGAACGCTAGTCTGAATATGAAAAAGAAAATTAAGGAAAACATATGTTGGAAAGAATTTAAAGAGGTGCTTAGCTCtggatcttttatatatatatatatgcttttagAAAGTGGACAATGTATTGTTTATGGGTCAACTCAGCCTGGCCTGTGTCAGCCCATACTAACAAAAGACCAACAATCATTTATAACTTGTTATCCAACACACCTCTCTTAATCTCTACTTTTACTCTAGTCTATACCTGCAATATTGCATTACCTTATTTAAGTTCTTAATATATTCAAACTCCTAGATGTAGGTACTCAAGAAAGAAATAAGTCATGTGTGTATTAAGAGCATGGAACCATTACTTAAGGGGCCTGCTGGTTAGGACTACCTAGAAAAAGCATTTGAAAAGCGCTTTGGCCCACCATATGACGCATTATCTCGTCTTCCTTTGACGCTAAGGTGACTTTCATCTATAGGGCTCACCTATGATCAGGTTTAAAGTGATCACAAAAAGACGGTTGCAGGTTTACGGAATGGTTTTTCATTAAAAAGGCCGGTTCTTCCTTCCACAGCTCTTAGAAGTGGTGGAACCTTCTCTAACGAATTAAATCAAACTTCAACGCCTATTTCTGTTATAGATACCGCAGGTAATATATTGATTTGCACTTACTTTCAGTTGATTTGAGAATCATGTTATTGTTTTCTTTCAGATAATCAGTACCCGGAATGCAATAGAGAAAAGCATGATTTGCTAGTAGGCTCGGTTTGCTGAAATTGGTGGATAATGTTTATGATGCGACACAGGAGGAGTTATCCGAAATACTGAAACTCAACTTTGTTAGGTTGAGGATGGTTTAGGGTTAACTTCAAAAGATCGTACTCACTGCTACCAGGTAGGCCATCGACCCATTATCCAACCTCTTGACTTGCCCCTATTGCCACTTTTAACATCCTATAATACACTAATGGTTCCATCATGGTTGATGTCTGACCAAATTTTCTAATGTCTTATGTAGTATTCTAGTCCTTCAAAAAACTCTTCGAATGGAACAAATTATATCAAGCTTAGAAGACATGAAAACTATAATACAAAAATGCTCCACTGAGCTTCTTCAAATTTTAGATACAGTTGAGACTGCAGGTTTTGAAGAGATTGTTGAAGTGTTGACCAAACCCGCAGAGGGTTTGGATATAACCAACGATCCAACAAAAACTGAATCGAGAAGATTTGTTATGGCAAGAACGTTAAGAAAGAGTATACAAGTTGAGAACCTGATTTTCGTTAAGGTGTTCAACGTTGTGTAATAAGCTACTAGAGGCATTGCAGTTGGTGGCAGTGCGAACTGTGGAAGACATCTGGCTGAAATGGCGCTCCGCAAGGTTGGAGCGGCGGTTCTGGCCGATAGGCTAGTGGAAGCGGGAAACATGTTGGAGTGATGGGTAGTGTAACTAAGAGAGTTCATGACCGTGGTATGAGGTCTTGATGGAGAATGTACAACTGTTTGATTGTTAGTTTGGTTTGTAATTttgtatatgaattttgaaatgaatttTGTATATAAATTTTGTATACACAAGCTAGCTAAATTCAAAGGTCCAAA
This genomic stretch from Rutidosis leptorrhynchoides isolate AG116_Rl617_1_P2 chromosome 11, CSIRO_AGI_Rlap_v1, whole genome shotgun sequence harbors:
- the LOC139877618 gene encoding uncharacterized protein At5g01610-like, whose amino-acid sequence is MTLEHLSSSSILILTLFIFSISINFWVSFSQESPTIYELLKRNGLPMGLFPKGVTNFSFDDSGRFQVYLDHACNAKFEDELHYDSNVSGNLTYGRIGQLSGISAKDLFLWFLVKEIWVDIPNSGLIYFDVGVVSKQFSLSSFETPRECLASSIPKIISRKLGHDIPNHQELSRAIL